The following nucleotide sequence is from Roseivirga sp. BDSF3-8.
TTCCCCAGCACACAAGCCAGCATGCAAAGCTGTCCCGACTCTTCCGGCGAGACAAAGTAGCGCCTGATGTCCCTGGGAGCTGCCAGCGGCTGCTGCTTATGCAGGCGCTCAATAAACCCTGCAGGCAGGCTGCCATTGGAGAAGGCCACATTGGCAAAACGCGCCGTCGACACATGCAGGCGGTCCGCATAGTTCAGCACCACATCCTCCATCAGCTTCTTACTCGCCCCCATCACATTTACCGGGTTAGCCGCCTTGTCCGTCGATACGCAGAAGAAGCGGCCCGGAGGCTGTTCGGCCATCAGCTCCAGCAGACCCACCGCATTAAGCACATTATTGCGCACCATCGCCTCCACAGAGTAGTGGTCCTTTTCGCTGCGCACATGCTTATGAGCCGCAAAGTTGGCCACCATATCAAAAGGGCCCTCGGCACGGTATATTTTTTCAAAGACCGGCCCCGAGAAGTCCAGCGGGTACGTCTTAAAGTCTTCCGGTATATTCAGGTCCGGGTTGCTGCGCAGATCACGCACCAGTTCCGTCAGACCGTTCTCATTCGTGTCGGCTACATATAGTTTAGCTGGCTTATAGGCCAGCAGCGCCTTGATAAAATTTGACCCTATGGTGCCCGCTCCGCCTATGACCAATACCGAAGCCCCGTCTATCCGGCTGCTTAGTTCATCATGATAAGCCTCCAGATCAGGAGCCAGCAGGCTTTCGC
It contains:
- a CDS encoding polysaccharide biosynthesis protein, which encodes MVFLNLSAFIKRITGRSESLLAPDLEAYHDELSSRIDGASVLVIGGAGTIGSNFIKALLAYKPAKLYVADTNENGLTELVRDLRSNPDLNIPEDFKTYPLDFSGPVFEKIYRAEGPFDMVANFAAHKHVRSEKDHYSVEAMVRNNVLNAVGLLELMAEQPPGRFFCVSTDKAANPVNVMGASKKLMEDVVLNYADRLHVSTARFANVAFSNGSLPAGFIERLHKQQPLAAPRDIRRYFVSPEESGQLCMLACVLGNNGDIFYPRLDADKDMVSFTRIAEDLLAEYGLRPDYCSDEKEAIQKAKNLDPEAKTYPVLFFPSNTTGEKPFEEFYTSLETRDEERFTSLGVITESACAAPDAAALKSDLEKLFQRNDYSKKDVVQLLGKYVPGFAHEEKDRHLDQSI